In Mucilaginibacter celer, one DNA window encodes the following:
- a CDS encoding FGGY-family carbohydrate kinase — MEPIPVIAVFDVGKTNKKLFLFDENYKIVFERTARFLETHDEDGDTCENLDSLRLSVFDSLREIIKHKEFDLKAINFSTYGASFVYVDEYGKPLTPLYNYLKPYPPELGRQFYNSYGDEAGFALETASPVLGNLNSGLQLYRLKYEQPDVFKKIKYALHLPQYMSYLISGQMVSDLTSIGCHTALWNFGKNNYHNWLKQENILLKMAPLHPADSVLTAEFPGNGYKVGIGLHDSSAALIPYLVSFNMPFVLISTGTWSISLNPFNQTPLTADELKHDCLNYLQYKGKPVKASRLFTGYEYEQQVKRIAAHFNQDEIRYRTIQFDPAVVAKLQNQPALKANEKDGELQKSAFEQRDLGAFTNDVEAYHQLMLDIIAQQTISTNYVLNGCTVKRIFVDGGFSKNSVFMHLLACAFPHLEVYAASMAQATAVGTALAIHQHWNSKPLPHDLIELKYYSGVQSEVV, encoded by the coding sequence ATGGAGCCGATACCAGTTATAGCTGTTTTTGACGTGGGTAAAACCAACAAGAAACTCTTCCTGTTCGACGAGAACTATAAGATAGTTTTTGAGCGCACAGCCCGTTTCCTGGAAACCCACGACGAGGATGGCGACACCTGCGAAAACCTTGATAGCCTCAGGCTTTCAGTGTTCGATTCGCTGCGAGAAATCATTAAACATAAAGAGTTTGATCTGAAAGCGATCAATTTCTCGACTTATGGGGCCAGCTTTGTTTATGTAGATGAATACGGCAAGCCGCTCACGCCGCTGTACAATTACCTTAAACCATATCCGCCTGAACTGGGCAGGCAGTTTTATAACAGTTACGGCGATGAAGCCGGGTTTGCTTTAGAAACCGCGTCGCCTGTTTTGGGCAACCTTAATTCGGGTTTACAATTGTACAGGCTTAAATATGAGCAACCGGACGTTTTTAAAAAGATAAAGTACGCGCTTCATTTACCGCAATACATGAGCTACCTCATTAGCGGGCAAATGGTAAGCGATTTAACCAGCATCGGCTGCCATACCGCCCTTTGGAATTTCGGCAAAAACAATTACCATAACTGGTTGAAACAGGAAAATATCCTGCTTAAAATGGCACCCCTGCATCCGGCAGATAGCGTACTTACTGCCGAGTTTCCCGGCAATGGCTATAAAGTTGGTATCGGCTTGCACGATAGCTCGGCAGCGCTCATTCCTTATTTGGTGAGCTTTAATATGCCTTTTGTGCTGATCTCTACAGGTACCTGGTCAATCAGCCTGAATCCGTTCAATCAAACACCATTAACGGCAGATGAATTGAAGCACGATTGCCTCAATTACCTGCAATACAAAGGCAAACCGGTAAAAGCCTCGCGCCTGTTTACCGGCTACGAGTACGAGCAGCAAGTAAAACGCATAGCCGCTCATTTTAACCAGGACGAGATCAGGTATCGTACCATCCAGTTTGACCCGGCAGTTGTGGCTAAACTACAAAACCAGCCGGCTTTAAAAGCCAATGAAAAGGATGGTGAGCTACAAAAATCGGCATTTGAACAGCGTGATCTTGGTGCATTTACAAATGATGTGGAAGCCTATCATCAACTGATGCTGGATATCATCGCGCAGCAAACCATCTCCACCAATTATGTTTTAAACGGTTGTACCGTGAAACGTATTTTTGTTGACGGCGGCTTTAGTAAAAACAGCGTATTTATGCACCTGTTGGCCTGTGCGTTTCCACACCTTGAAGTTTACGCCGCTTCTATGGCACAGGCAACGGCTGTGGGTACGGCTTTGGCCATACACCAGCATTGGAATAGTAAACCGTTGCCGCATGATTTGATCGAGCTAAAATATTATTCGGGGGTGCAGAGTGAGGTGGTGTAG
- a CDS encoding sugar isomerase, whose translation MQLEKYKIDEANHQQLNSHQRKFDFVAADVKNLDTILQKLIDFNIAIPSWALGTGGTRFGRFSGGGEPRSLEEKIEDVGLIHALNRSSNSISLHIPWDIPSNALAVKAHAAQLGLHFDAVNSNTFQDQPNQELSYKFGSLHHVDKAVRKQAIAHNIEVIKYGVELDSKALSVWLSDGSNFPGQLNMRGAFERTLESLQEIYDALPDDWKIWVEYKPYEPNFYSTTIGDWGQSYLLSSKLGQKAQTLVDLGHHLGSTNIEQIVSLLLMEGKLAGFHFNDSKYGDDDLTVGSINPYQLFLIFNELVEGMDARGMTHATSIGWMIDASHNVKDPIEDLLQSVEAIKIAYAQALLVDTPALVQAQQDNDVVLAQEILQQAYRTDVRPLLAEARLRAGGALNPLTVYRQQSIRQQLVNERGAKAVSTGL comes from the coding sequence ATGCAGTTAGAAAAATATAAAATTGATGAAGCCAATCATCAACAGCTCAACAGCCATCAGCGCAAGTTTGATTTTGTTGCGGCTGATGTAAAAAACCTGGATACTATCCTGCAAAAACTGATCGATTTTAACATCGCCATACCAAGCTGGGCCTTAGGCACCGGCGGTACACGTTTCGGTAGGTTTTCGGGTGGTGGTGAGCCGCGCAGTTTGGAAGAAAAAATTGAAGATGTAGGTTTGATCCATGCGCTTAACCGCAGCAGTAATTCTATTTCGTTGCATATTCCATGGGATATCCCTTCAAATGCTTTGGCTGTTAAAGCACATGCGGCGCAGTTGGGTTTGCATTTCGACGCGGTTAACTCCAACACTTTTCAGGATCAGCCAAACCAGGAACTGAGCTATAAATTTGGTTCGTTACACCATGTGGATAAGGCTGTGCGTAAGCAGGCTATCGCCCATAATATCGAGGTGATCAAATACGGCGTTGAGCTGGATTCGAAAGCATTATCTGTTTGGCTGTCGGATGGTTCAAACTTCCCCGGTCAGCTAAATATGCGTGGGGCATTTGAACGTACGTTAGAAAGCTTGCAGGAAATTTACGATGCTTTGCCCGATGACTGGAAAATTTGGGTAGAGTACAAACCATACGAGCCTAACTTTTATTCAACTACCATTGGTGATTGGGGTCAATCCTATTTATTGTCATCCAAATTAGGCCAAAAAGCGCAAACCCTGGTTGACCTCGGTCACCACTTAGGCAGTACCAACATTGAGCAAATAGTTTCATTATTGCTGATGGAGGGCAAACTTGCAGGTTTCCACTTTAACGATTCGAAATATGGAGATGACGACCTTACCGTAGGCAGTATCAATCCATACCAGCTATTCCTGATATTTAACGAACTGGTTGAAGGTATGGATGCCCGGGGCATGACTCACGCCACTTCTATCGGCTGGATGATCGACGCCTCGCACAATGTAAAAGATCCTATTGAAGATCTGCTGCAATCGGTAGAAGCCATCAAAATTGCCTACGCACAGGCTTTATTGGTTGATACCCCTGCTTTGGTGCAGGCACAACAGGATAACGATGTGGTATTGGCACAGGAAATATTACAACAAGCCTACCGCACCGATGTGAGGCCATTATTAGCCGAAGCACGTTTACGTGCAGGTGGCGCGCTGAACCCACTAACTGTTTACAGGCAACAAAGCATCAGGCAGCAACTGGTAAACGAACGCGGAGCTAAAGCAGTGTCAACCGGATTGTAA